AATTACTGGATATCGGTGATATCATAGGTATCAAAGGCTATGTCTTTACAACACAGACCGATGCTATCTGTATTCATGTGGAGCAGTTTGTTGTATTGGCTAAATCATTGAAACCACTTCCGGTTGTAAAATCTGCCGATGGTAAGACTTTCGATGCTGTAACTGATCCTGAATTCCGCTACCGTCAGCGCTATGTAGATCTGGTAGTCAATCCGCAGGTCAGGGATACTTTTGTAAAAGTATCCAAAGTAAAAACGGCTATTCGTGATTTCCTGAATGAACAGGGAGCTCTGGAAGTGGATACTCCGGTATTACAATCTATTCCGGGTGGTGCTGCAGCAAGGCCATTTATTACCCATCACAATGCCTTAGATATTCCTTTATATTTACGTATTGCAAACGAATTGTATCTGAAACGCCTTATTGTTGGTGGTTTTGACTGGGTATATGAGTTCAGCCGTAACTTCAGAAATGAAGGTATGGACCGTACCCATAATCCTGAATTTACAGTGCTGGAGTTTTATGTAGCCTACAAAGACTACGTATGGATGATGGAAACTACTGAAAAACTTCTTGAAAAAGTAGCATTAGCCACTAACGGAACTACATCTGTACAAGTAGGAGAAAATCAAATCAACTTTGCTCCACCATACAAACGTATCTCTATTTACGATTCTATTAAAGAATATACCGGATTTGATGTCAGTGAGATGGACGAAGTGGGTCTGAGAGAGATATGTAAGCAATTGCATATCCCGACCACAGAAGCAATGGGTAAAGGTAAACTGATTGATGAGATTTTCGGTGAGAAGTGTGAAGGGAACTACATACAACCTACTTTTATTACAGACTATCCAAAAGAGATGTCTCCATTGACAAAAAAACACCGTGAGAAAGCCGGATTGGTAGAGCGCTTTGAATTAATGGTTAATGGTAAAGAGGTCGCTAATGCTTATTCAGAGCTGAATGATCCTATTGATCAGCTGGAGCGTTTTGAAGATCAGCTTAAGTTGATGGAGCGGGGTGATGATGAAGCCATGTTTATTGATTACGATTTTGTACGTTCATTAGAATACGGTATGCCTCCTACAGCAGGTATCGGTATCGGTATTGACCGCCTTGCCATGCTGATGACAAATCAGGCTTCTATACAAGATGTACTGTTCTTCCCGCAAATGCGCCCTGAAAAAGTAACGAAAGTAGCTTCTACAGAAGATTATACTGCATTGGGTATACCAGCTGACTGGGTACCTGTATTGCAGAAAATGGGTTTTACGACTATTCCGGCATTGAAAGAAGCAAATCCGAACAAGGTATTCAACGATCTTGGCGGAATGCGTAAAAAAATGAAACTGGAAATAAGTATGCCTACAAAAGATGAAGTACTTGCTTGGTTTAATTAAGGCCACCGTATAATCATATATAGAAAAAGGGTTCAAAATTTAAATTTTGAACCCTTTTTCTATTCGAGGTATCTTTAACCTAATAATCTGTCTGTCTCTCTAGCTGTGCTTCTTTATACTGAGCTTTTTTGTGCTTCTGCCAGGTCATATACGAGTTCACCATCACGCCATTCGAGAGAATAGGTTCTGTAGATTTCAGATACAGCACATCTCCTTCAAAATCAAACGTTCGCTCCTGTGTCTGTCCTGCCCAATTCGGAAACAAAGAAGTTTTGATCTGATATGAAACCACTCTGTTTTCCAGAATCTGATAAGCTCCGCTGAAAGCTATAAACGTATTGATAACAGCCAGTGATTCCTCCTGTGTTGCTGCAAATCGGTCACCGGAAATAAGAGGAGGACGATTCTGCGCCATAATCTGTACGGACATAAAACCATCCGGACTATACATCAGTATTCCTTCCGGATTTTTGCCGACAGGAAATAAGGAATCGGAACCATCGATGGGTAATTCTATATATGAAAGGAGCTTCCAACTCCCTACCAGTTCATTTTTTATTGAAGTCATAACGGGGTTAATTCTATTTAGCAATTTTATCTATAACGTAAAAGTACACATTATAGTTTATACTAAAAGATGATGTGATAATCGCATGACATTAGGGTAGTAAAAATAAAACGGTAAGCATATTTTAGTTTCTTTATTACATGCAGAAACAGTCATTTTACACCTTCGGCAAAAACCAATCTGCAGTCATCTGAAAGAATCTATTTATATTAGCTTTTTAAAAAGCTAATATGGTTCAAAAATGTCCCTGTGGTAGTGGTGAAGATTACCCGAATTGTTGTCAGAATATACATAAAAACATTCAGGAAGCTACTTCTGCAGAAAAATTGATGCGGGCAAGATACACAGCGTTTTACCTGGAATTGGTGGATTTTATTTACGACAGTTTTCATCCATCCACCCGACGTTTTCAAAACAAAAAAGACATCAGACAATGGGCTCAGGAAAACAAGTGGATGCACCTCGAAATTCTTCATGTAACTCCGCAAACAGTAGAGTTCAAAGCCCATTACATGAACCCACAATCCGAGATTCAGATACATCATGAAAAATCAACTTTTAAGCAATTTAATAAAGTATGGTGT
The Sphingobacterium spiritivorum genome window above contains:
- a CDS encoding lipocalin-like domain-containing protein; protein product: MTSIKNELVGSWKLLSYIELPIDGSDSLFPVGKNPEGILMYSPDGFMSVQIMAQNRPPLISGDRFAATQEESLAVINTFIAFSGAYQILENRVVSYQIKTSLFPNWAGQTQERTFDFEGDVLYLKSTEPILSNGVMVNSYMTWQKHKKAQYKEAQLERQTDY
- a CDS encoding YchJ family protein; this encodes MVQKCPCGSGEDYPNCCQNIHKNIQEATSAEKLMRARYTAFYLELVDFIYDSFHPSTRRFQNKKDIRQWAQENKWMHLEILHVTPQTVEFKAHYMNPQSEIQIHHEKSTFKQFNKVWCYVDGKIM
- the lysS gene encoding lysine--tRNA ligase, translated to MSTVLSEQEQQRRQALQALIDLGIDPYPAEEFDVNVTAADILENYDRDKLNYKTVSIAGRMMTRRVMGNASFIELQDSTGRIQAYFKRDDICTGEDKTLYNTVFKKLLDIGDIIGIKGYVFTTQTDAICIHVEQFVVLAKSLKPLPVVKSADGKTFDAVTDPEFRYRQRYVDLVVNPQVRDTFVKVSKVKTAIRDFLNEQGALEVDTPVLQSIPGGAAARPFITHHNALDIPLYLRIANELYLKRLIVGGFDWVYEFSRNFRNEGMDRTHNPEFTVLEFYVAYKDYVWMMETTEKLLEKVALATNGTTSVQVGENQINFAPPYKRISIYDSIKEYTGFDVSEMDEVGLREICKQLHIPTTEAMGKGKLIDEIFGEKCEGNYIQPTFITDYPKEMSPLTKKHREKAGLVERFELMVNGKEVANAYSELNDPIDQLERFEDQLKLMERGDDEAMFIDYDFVRSLEYGMPPTAGIGIGIDRLAMLMTNQASIQDVLFFPQMRPEKVTKVASTEDYTALGIPADWVPVLQKMGFTTIPALKEANPNKVFNDLGGMRKKMKLEISMPTKDEVLAWFN